Proteins found in one Paenibacillus sp. FSL R10-2782 genomic segment:
- a CDS encoding alpha/beta hydrolase: MKHVFRKGSHPQAPVILLLHGTGGNEQDLIPLADLVAPGASLLGVRGNVLENGMPRFFRRLAEGVFDIEDLIFRTKELSEFVDTAAEQYDFDRNNVVALGYSNGANIAASMLFHDAKALRGAILHHAMVPLRGLNLPDLNGVPVFMSSGENDPIVPVAESRELQTLLEGAGAQVDAHWERNGHQLTRTEAEAAGKWFGEHFNA; encoded by the coding sequence ATGAAACACGTATTTCGTAAAGGAAGTCATCCGCAGGCCCCGGTTATTTTGCTGTTGCACGGTACAGGCGGGAATGAACAAGACCTGATCCCTTTGGCTGATTTAGTAGCACCGGGAGCGTCTCTGTTAGGCGTAAGGGGAAATGTGTTGGAAAACGGGATGCCGCGTTTCTTTCGCCGTTTGGCAGAGGGGGTGTTCGACATCGAGGATCTCATATTCCGTACCAAGGAATTGAGTGAATTTGTGGATACGGCTGCGGAACAATACGATTTTGACCGCAACAACGTTGTGGCTCTTGGCTATTCCAACGGGGCGAACATAGCGGCCAGCATGCTCTTTCACGATGCCAAGGCGCTGCGCGGAGCTATTCTGCACCATGCGATGGTGCCGCTGCGTGGGCTGAATCTGCCAGACTTGAACGGTGTCCCTGTATTTATGTCTTCCGGTGAAAATGACCCGATTGTTCCGGTTGCGGAATCCCGTGAACTGCAAACCTTGCTGGAAGGCGCAGGCGCGCAGGTAGATGCACATTGGGAACGCAATGGTCACCAATTGACCCGTACCGAGGCCGAAGCCGCAGGAAAGTGGTTTGGGGAGCATTTTAATGCATAA
- the tlp gene encoding small acid-soluble spore protein Tlp produces the protein MAKPDNRADNVEHLQQSIQNTQQNLYEAEGYLNEFSSEISDEERKQIEEKNNRRKESIRSFRAEVKDEAAHSQE, from the coding sequence ATGGCAAAACCAGATAATCGAGCCGATAATGTTGAACACTTGCAACAAAGTATTCAGAATACACAGCAGAACCTGTATGAAGCTGAAGGGTATCTGAACGAATTTTCCTCTGAAATCAGTGACGAGGAGCGTAAACAAATCGAAGAAAAAAATAACCGTCGTAAAGAAAGTATTAGATCGTTTCGAGCAGAAGTGAAGGACGAAGCAGCACATTCTCAAGAGTAG
- a CDS encoding ABC transporter substrate-binding protein, whose product MLLRRKSMALMLMAVVLLAGLLQGCSGKADEKDGPGTELVLWTFNELHEKFFLQMADQWNQLHPDEPIVLKANTFPYDNHHSKLSIALQSGVGAPDIADIEVNKIGNFLKGIPQLVPLNPVIDPEMKNIVPSRVQIYGKDGKYYGIDFHVGAEVMYYNKEILDQAGVNPDSIVTWADYAAAGKQVLAKTGKPMATVETNDLWNYWPMISQQNSDFLDDKGNLTLDNETNIKTLQFLQQMVKDKIAIPAPGGGHHMEEYYGFMNKGGAASVWMPMWYMGRFTDYMPDLKGKIIIRPLPAWEKGGSRSAGMGGTGTVVTNQSKHQDLAMRFLAFAKLSKQGNVEIWKQLGFDPIRSEVWTMPEVKAKNKFTDYFGTNIFDTLIEVKDEINAVHIGPKTPDIASAVRNKILYRTLLNGEDPATVLHELADELR is encoded by the coding sequence ATGCTGCTGCGAAGAAAAAGCATGGCGTTGATGCTCATGGCGGTGGTTCTGCTGGCTGGACTGCTGCAAGGCTGTTCTGGCAAGGCCGACGAAAAGGATGGGCCGGGAACAGAACTGGTATTGTGGACTTTTAATGAATTGCATGAGAAGTTTTTTCTGCAAATGGCCGACCAATGGAACCAACTGCACCCTGATGAACCGATTGTTTTGAAAGCGAATACATTTCCTTATGATAATCACCACAGCAAGCTGTCGATTGCGTTGCAATCAGGGGTGGGAGCGCCGGATATCGCGGATATCGAGGTGAACAAGATCGGTAATTTCCTCAAAGGGATACCGCAACTGGTTCCGCTCAATCCGGTGATTGACCCGGAGATGAAGAACATTGTGCCTTCCAGAGTACAGATTTACGGTAAAGACGGTAAGTATTACGGCATTGATTTTCATGTTGGGGCCGAAGTGATGTATTACAATAAAGAAATTTTGGATCAGGCGGGGGTAAACCCCGATTCCATCGTGACATGGGCGGATTATGCTGCGGCAGGCAAGCAAGTGCTGGCGAAGACAGGTAAGCCGATGGCGACCGTGGAGACGAACGACCTGTGGAATTACTGGCCGATGATCTCCCAGCAGAACTCGGATTTCCTGGATGATAAGGGTAACCTGACGCTGGATAACGAAACGAATATTAAAACGCTCCAATTTCTCCAGCAGATGGTGAAGGACAAAATCGCCATTCCCGCGCCGGGCGGCGGCCACCATATGGAGGAATATTACGGGTTCATGAACAAAGGCGGAGCCGCTTCGGTGTGGATGCCGATGTGGTATATGGGACGTTTTACGGATTACATGCCTGACCTGAAAGGGAAAATCATCATCCGACCGTTGCCAGCTTGGGAAAAAGGCGGCTCTCGGTCAGCGGGAATGGGCGGAACGGGCACGGTAGTCACGAACCAATCGAAGCATCAGGATCTGGCGATGCGTTTTCTGGCTTTTGCCAAGCTGTCCAAGCAAGGGAATGTAGAGATTTGGAAGCAACTCGGCTTTGATCCGATCCGCAGTGAAGTATGGACGATGCCGGAAGTCAAAGCGAAGAATAAGTTTACGGATTATTTCGGAACGAATATTTTTGATACGCTCATTGAGGTAAAAGATGAGATCAATGCGGTGCATATCGGACCGAAAACGCCTGATATCGCCAGTGCAGTTCGTAATAAAATACTTTACCGAACACTGCTGAATGGCGAAGACCCAGCCACAGTGCTGCATGAGCTGGCAGATGAACTGAGATAG
- a CDS encoding sugar ABC transporter permease has translation MATHVHMNANEPTGQQPKPQRSTRSRWSRFIHSSRTAPYVFVLPFLLSFALFFAYPVISTVIMSFQEVLPGITTYVGLENYKDLINPTFGKAILNSVLYTLLTLVVLIPLPLVLAVLLNSPKMPGRGLFRSVMFIPALTSVVVAGTIFRLMFGELDGSLMNSLLGVFGLEPYKWLMNANTGFLALIVLALWRWLGVNMLYYMSGLQNIPPELYEAAQIDGASRLDSFWRITIPMLKPVTIYVFTISIYAGLSMFTESYMLWNGNNSPNDIGLTIVGYLYRQGLEQNSMGFGAAVGIVLLVFTLLLNLIQLKFFGLFRKED, from the coding sequence ATGGCAACGCACGTTCATATGAACGCAAATGAACCGACAGGTCAGCAGCCGAAGCCTCAGCGTTCGACCAGAAGCCGATGGAGTCGCTTTATTCATTCCAGCCGTACGGCACCGTATGTGTTTGTCCTTCCGTTTCTACTGTCTTTTGCGCTGTTTTTTGCGTATCCGGTCATCTCGACGGTCATCATGAGCTTTCAGGAAGTGCTGCCTGGCATAACAACTTATGTCGGACTGGAAAATTATAAGGATTTGATCAATCCCACGTTTGGAAAGGCGATTCTGAACAGCGTCCTGTATACCCTGCTTACGCTGGTGGTGCTTATTCCACTGCCGCTGGTGCTGGCGGTATTGCTGAATTCGCCTAAAATGCCAGGCAGAGGTCTGTTTCGCTCGGTGATGTTTATACCTGCACTGACCTCGGTCGTGGTCGCGGGGACGATTTTCCGGCTCATGTTCGGGGAATTGGACGGTTCGCTGATGAATTCCTTGCTGGGTGTGTTCGGCCTGGAGCCGTACAAATGGCTGATGAACGCCAACACCGGATTTTTAGCGTTGATCGTACTGGCCTTGTGGAGATGGCTGGGAGTGAACATGCTGTACTACATGTCGGGACTGCAAAACATTCCCCCCGAGCTGTATGAAGCCGCACAGATTGATGGAGCCAGTCGCTTGGATTCCTTTTGGCGGATTACGATTCCGATGCTAAAACCAGTGACGATCTACGTATTTACGATTAGTATCTATGCGGGGTTGTCCATGTTTACGGAGAGCTACATGCTGTGGAACGGGAACAACTCTCCGAATGATATCGGCTTAACGATTGTCGGTTATCTGTACCGTCAAGGTCTGGAGCAAAACAGTATGGGCTTCGGAGCCGCAGTAGGCATTGTATTGCTCGTATTTACGTTGCTGCTGAACCTGATCCAGCTCAAATTTTTCGGCTTGTTTCGGAAGGAGGACTAA
- a CDS encoding carbohydrate ABC transporter permease, with translation MVQKQKGPLSALLVVLFILFAGFALFPLFAVTLASFKPSTELLRYGLNLKLEWSIMSLKNYAFIFQGTTDYFQWYWNSIVITVLFTVLCLILSAMVGYGLEMYRFKLKNVIFTLVLVVMMIPVEIIMLPLYKLMIGMKLINTVWGVILPFVVAPIPIFFFRQYLSGVPKDFMDAARVDGCSEYGIFVRIMMPLMAPAFAAMAILQAMNSWNNFLWPMIVLRTNDMLTLPIGLSSLLTPYGNNYDVLIAGSVLAILPILVVFLFFQRYFIEGMTAGGVKG, from the coding sequence ATGGTTCAGAAGCAAAAAGGCCCGTTATCCGCACTGCTCGTTGTTCTGTTCATCCTGTTTGCCGGGTTTGCCCTGTTTCCGCTATTTGCCGTGACGCTTGCCTCTTTCAAGCCATCGACGGAGCTGCTGCGGTACGGCTTGAATCTCAAGCTGGAGTGGAGCATCATGTCCTTGAAAAATTACGCGTTCATCTTTCAGGGGACGACGGATTATTTTCAATGGTACTGGAACAGTATTGTGATTACTGTCTTATTTACGGTGCTATGTCTGATATTGTCCGCCATGGTGGGCTATGGACTGGAAATGTATCGTTTCAAACTGAAAAATGTGATTTTTACGCTCGTACTGGTCGTGATGATGATTCCAGTAGAAATTATTATGCTTCCACTCTATAAGCTGATGATCGGCATGAAGCTGATCAACACGGTATGGGGCGTCATTCTGCCCTTTGTTGTCGCGCCGATTCCGATCTTTTTCTTCCGTCAATATTTGAGCGGGGTACCGAAGGATTTTATGGATGCTGCACGGGTTGACGGCTGTTCCGAGTATGGCATTTTCGTGCGGATCATGATGCCTCTGATGGCACCTGCCTTCGCGGCAATGGCTATTTTGCAGGCGATGAATAGCTGGAATAACTTCCTGTGGCCGATGATCGTACTGCGTACCAACGATATGCTGACGCTGCCGATTGGTCTGTCCAGTCTGCTGACGCCGTATGGCAACAATTATGATGTGCTGATCGCCGGGTCGGTGCTGGCTATTTTGCCAATTCTCGTCGTGTTCCTGTTCTTCCAGCGTTACTTTATTGAGGGAATGACCGCAGGCGGGGTAAAAGGATAA
- the ilvA gene encoding threonine ammonia-lyase IlvA: MEPTETQKIDPAPTSTVGMEDIVRAHHMLSEVIVRTPLQRDAVLSAKYNCNVYLKREDLQVVRSFKIRGAYNMIRSLTPEQMEKGIVCASAGNHAQGVAFSCNALGIHGKIFMPSTTPNQKVKQVRRFGGNSVEVILTGDTFDDAYEEAIKVCSEQEMTFIHPFDQPMIIAGNGTIAMEVMESLDTPADYVFVTIGGGGLAAGVGTYFKTVRPSTKVIGVEPLGAASMTEAMRLNKVVTLEQIDKFVDGAAVKRVGQLTYDICTRTLDDIVKVPEGKACTAILELYNENAIVVEPAGSLPVAALDMYREQIQGKTVVCIVSGGNNDIDRMQEIKERSLIYEGLKHYFMVKFPQRAGALREFLQDVLGPDDDITRFEYTKKNDKENGPALVGIELFHKEDYLPLIERMNRKGLKYTELNKNENLFNMLI; this comes from the coding sequence ATGGAACCAACAGAAACCCAAAAAATCGATCCGGCCCCGACGTCAACCGTCGGTATGGAGGATATTGTACGAGCGCATCATATGCTGAGCGAGGTGATTGTACGCACACCTTTGCAGCGGGATGCTGTCCTGTCGGCCAAATATAACTGTAACGTGTATCTGAAAAGAGAGGATCTCCAGGTCGTACGGTCCTTTAAAATCCGTGGAGCCTACAACATGATTCGCAGCCTGACTCCCGAGCAAATGGAAAAGGGCATCGTGTGTGCGAGTGCGGGTAATCATGCGCAGGGTGTGGCTTTTTCATGTAATGCGCTCGGCATTCACGGCAAAATATTTATGCCAAGCACAACGCCTAATCAGAAGGTGAAGCAGGTTCGTCGCTTTGGCGGCAACAGTGTGGAGGTCATTCTGACCGGAGATACGTTCGATGATGCATATGAAGAGGCCATCAAGGTGTGCAGCGAGCAGGAGATGACTTTTATCCATCCGTTTGATCAGCCGATGATTATAGCAGGCAACGGTACGATTGCGATGGAAGTGATGGAAAGTTTGGATACGCCAGCGGATTATGTATTCGTGACCATCGGCGGTGGCGGTTTGGCGGCAGGCGTAGGCACGTATTTCAAAACAGTCCGTCCTTCCACCAAGGTAATTGGCGTAGAACCGCTTGGTGCGGCATCAATGACGGAAGCGATGCGTTTGAACAAGGTGGTTACGCTGGAGCAAATAGACAAGTTCGTTGATGGAGCTGCTGTTAAGCGTGTCGGTCAGTTAACGTATGACATTTGTACACGTACCCTGGATGATATTGTGAAGGTGCCAGAAGGTAAGGCGTGTACTGCGATTTTGGAATTGTATAATGAAAATGCGATTGTAGTGGAGCCTGCGGGTTCGTTGCCTGTAGCAGCATTGGATATGTATCGTGAACAGATTCAGGGCAAAACGGTTGTCTGCATCGTTAGTGGTGGCAACAACGATATTGACCGTATGCAGGAGATTAAGGAACGGTCCCTAATTTACGAAGGACTAAAGCATTATTTTATGGTAAAGTTCCCGCAAAGAGCAGGAGCGCTTCGTGAGTTTCTTCAGGATGTGCTTGGACCGGATGATGACATCACAAGGTTTGAGTATACGAAAAAGAACGACAAGGAGAACGGCCCGGCACTGGTCGGCATTGAGCTGTTTCACAAGGAAGACTACCTTCCTTTGATTGAACGAATGAACCGCAAGGGGCTTAAATATACAGAACTGAACAAAAACGAAAATCTGTTTAATATGCTGATTTAA
- a CDS encoding glycoside hydrolase family 43 protein, translated as MLKSWKKSVQVKLARTAFAAVTSAALLLSVVPSASAEHWALTGDVAVHDPSITKEGNAWYIFSTGQGIQVQRSDDGRNFYRLPQIFLSPPSWWKSYVPNQTPNDVWAPDAQKYNGRVWVYYSISTFGSRTSAIGLTSATSIGAGSWRDDGLVLRTTQSDNYNAIDPNLVIDASGNPWLSFGSWNSGLKVTRLDKNTMKPTGQIYSIAKRTAGGLEAPHVTYRDGYYYLFASIDNCCQGVNSNYKIIYGRSTSITGPYVDKSGKNLMDGGGTVLDAGNDRWKGPGGQSIYNNSVIARHAYDATDNGNPKLLISDLKWDSAGWPTY; from the coding sequence GTGTTGAAATCCTGGAAAAAATCAGTACAGGTTAAATTGGCCCGAACGGCGTTTGCTGCCGTAACCTCGGCTGCATTATTGCTATCAGTGGTGCCGTCGGCATCGGCAGAGCACTGGGCGTTAACTGGCGATGTGGCGGTACATGATCCGTCCATTACGAAGGAAGGCAATGCATGGTATATTTTCTCCACAGGGCAGGGGATACAGGTTCAAAGGTCGGATGATGGACGTAATTTTTACAGATTACCGCAAATATTCCTGTCGCCGCCATCATGGTGGAAATCGTATGTACCTAATCAAACCCCGAACGATGTCTGGGCACCAGATGCTCAAAAGTACAATGGACGAGTATGGGTTTACTACTCCATATCTACTTTCGGGTCCCGCACTTCGGCTATCGGATTGACTTCTGCAACGAGCATTGGAGCCGGAAGCTGGAGAGATGACGGACTGGTGCTGCGTACGACGCAATCAGATAATTACAATGCCATTGACCCGAATCTGGTCATTGATGCTTCCGGTAACCCTTGGCTTTCCTTCGGCTCATGGAATTCAGGTTTGAAAGTGACTCGTCTGGACAAAAATACGATGAAGCCTACGGGCCAGATTTATTCCATTGCGAAGCGTACCGCTGGCGGTCTAGAGGCTCCTCATGTTACATACCGAGACGGTTATTATTATCTGTTTGCTTCCATTGATAACTGCTGCCAGGGTGTAAACAGTAATTACAAAATTATTTATGGTCGCTCCACCAGTATCACTGGACCTTATGTGGACAAGAGTGGTAAAAACCTGATGGATGGCGGCGGAACCGTATTGGATGCGGGGAATGACCGTTGGAAGGGACCGGGCGGTCAGTCTATTTATAACAATAGTGTAATTGCGCGTCATGCCTATGATGCGACTGATAACGGAAATCCAAAGCTGCTGATTAGCGATCTGAAATGGGACTCCGCAGGTTGGCCTACGTACTAA
- a CDS encoding iron ABC transporter permease has translation MQFKGRADKSAARTEGTAPEVAFVARPLLRAGRIRQALLFIGSAVLLALAMFAAISLGAKDLTLGTVWAAVFHYDRSLMTHQIIHELRLPRVLGAAVIGAALAVAGSLIQGITRNPLGDTGVLGINAGAMFVVAVSFAFFPNLPYGTLIVLSFLGALISTLLVFGLGASAPGGLTPMRLTVSGAVTAALLGSMTSGIAIYFDLSQDLAFWYAGGVAGIKWSQLEILAPILLIVIAWSMGLARSISLISMGDEVALNLGLNLKRIRLLGLLTVVVLAGLSVSAAGAIGFVGLVIPHIARKLIGVDYRQIVPLSALLGAVLLVLADLGARMANPPEELAIGIMVSFIGVPFFLFLARKERRDL, from the coding sequence ATGCAGTTTAAAGGCAGAGCGGACAAATCTGCGGCTCGCACAGAAGGCACAGCTCCCGAAGTAGCCTTTGTAGCCCGTCCTTTACTCCGGGCGGGCCGGATTCGGCAAGCGCTGTTATTCATAGGCTCTGCTGTGTTGCTGGCCTTGGCCATGTTTGCTGCGATTTCACTTGGAGCCAAGGACTTGACCTTAGGAACGGTATGGGCGGCGGTATTTCACTATGATCGTTCATTGATGACACATCAGATTATTCATGAGTTGAGATTACCGCGTGTGCTAGGGGCGGCTGTCATCGGAGCTGCGCTGGCGGTGGCAGGCTCTCTGATTCAGGGTATTACGCGTAACCCGCTGGGAGATACAGGTGTGTTAGGCATTAACGCAGGAGCGATGTTCGTAGTCGCTGTGAGTTTTGCCTTTTTCCCGAATCTTCCTTACGGGACGTTAATCGTATTGTCATTCCTCGGGGCGCTAATCAGCACCTTGCTGGTATTTGGTTTGGGAGCTTCGGCACCCGGAGGATTGACGCCGATGAGACTGACCGTATCTGGAGCAGTGACGGCTGCTCTGCTAGGCTCTATGACTTCGGGAATTGCTATTTATTTTGATTTGAGTCAGGATTTAGCCTTTTGGTATGCAGGCGGTGTGGCTGGAATCAAATGGTCGCAGCTTGAGATTCTTGCGCCGATTTTGCTGATTGTGATCGCTTGGTCTATGGGGCTGGCACGCTCTATTTCACTGATTTCGATGGGCGATGAGGTGGCACTGAATCTTGGATTAAATCTCAAGCGTATCCGGCTGCTGGGTCTGCTGACCGTGGTGGTACTGGCAGGGCTGTCCGTGTCCGCAGCAGGGGCCATCGGCTTTGTAGGGCTGGTTATTCCTCATATCGCCCGCAAGCTGATCGGTGTGGATTATCGCCAGATCGTTCCGCTGTCTGCATTATTGGGAGCTGTACTGCTGGTGTTGGCTGATTTGGGAGCGAGAATGGCGAATCCGCCGGAGGAGCTGGCTATTGGTATTATGGTGTCTTTTATTGGGGTACCTTTTTTCCTCTTTCTCGCCCGTAAGGAAAGGAGGGATTTGTAG
- a CDS encoding iron ABC transporter permease, protein MSRSLGTGDARRTKAWLVCLVLAGISFVVIVLGLNTGTIRIPPLRVLDTLFGGSSGRDHMVLFEYRLPRIVVTVLAGAGLGAAGAVMQGLSRNALADPGVLGLHAGAALGLVMFVSFFRDLEGSAAVLIPLFTFAGGVVAAVLIVLLSYNRNRGIVPVRLILSGIGVASGLSAITLYWSLRLDEDTYAFTARWLAGSVWGRDWIHAAALLPWIVIVLPYVLSQTRSLNNLSLGDETAAGIGTSVKRQRLLLLGAAVALSSASVSMAGGIGFIGLIAPHLARRLVGPMYQHLLPVACFVGIVILVTADTIGRSVFQPNAIPAGVVVAVVGAPYFLFLLSRTK, encoded by the coding sequence GTGAGTCGCTCTTTAGGGACCGGGGATGCAAGAAGGACAAAAGCTTGGCTCGTTTGTTTGGTTTTGGCGGGGATCAGCTTTGTTGTCATTGTTCTGGGCCTGAATACCGGAACGATTCGCATTCCACCGCTACGCGTGCTGGATACGCTATTTGGCGGGAGCAGTGGGCGTGATCATATGGTTCTGTTCGAATACCGTCTGCCGCGTATCGTAGTAACGGTACTGGCCGGGGCCGGATTGGGTGCAGCCGGAGCAGTGATGCAGGGTTTGTCGCGGAATGCGCTCGCTGACCCGGGGGTGCTGGGGCTTCACGCGGGGGCTGCGCTGGGACTAGTAATGTTCGTCAGCTTCTTTCGTGATCTTGAAGGATCGGCAGCCGTATTGATTCCCCTGTTTACCTTTGCAGGAGGTGTTGTGGCGGCGGTGCTGATTGTGCTGTTGTCCTATAACCGGAACAGAGGAATCGTGCCTGTGCGTCTGATCCTGTCCGGCATCGGTGTAGCCTCGGGCCTCAGCGCGATAACGCTGTATTGGTCCTTGCGGCTTGATGAGGATACTTACGCGTTCACCGCACGTTGGTTGGCTGGTAGCGTATGGGGCCGGGACTGGATACATGCGGCGGCTTTGCTGCCGTGGATAGTTATTGTGTTGCCTTACGTTCTGTCACAGACGCGCAGCCTGAACAATCTGTCGCTGGGCGACGAGACGGCCGCTGGAATCGGTACGAGTGTGAAGCGTCAGCGTCTGTTGCTGCTGGGTGCAGCCGTGGCTCTATCCAGTGCCAGTGTGTCTATGGCTGGAGGTATTGGCTTCATTGGGCTGATTGCGCCTCATCTGGCTCGCCGTCTGGTTGGACCAATGTATCAGCATTTGCTGCCCGTGGCCTGCTTTGTCGGAATCGTCATTTTGGTCACTGCGGATACGATTGGACGCTCTGTGTTTCAGCCGAATGCGATTCCGGCGGGTGTGGTGGTTGCTGTGGTAGGGGCTCCGTATTTTTTATTTTTGCTGTCCCGTACGAAATGA
- a CDS encoding ABC transporter substrate-binding protein — protein sequence MKKNGINYSGFKRSWVGMVLILCMVMLSACGQAADNKTADTKAADNGEKTVSADSRIASMSIHLTNNLLALGITPAGSVIGGDVKDFLPHVKDRLQNTRKLGVVTDPDMEAVLDLQPDHIFLDKKYSGTDVAKYEKIAPTEVFDLDEGTWKDQLKKIAVMVKHEAQADAFLKDYDAQQERVKKLIHSKIGDGTVMAVRVTAKEVRVMGMKRPVGPLLYQDLGLKPAKGVEKINKAYQVVSQEVLPDYDADAIFVIISKGADAQKVYAQLEGNAVWQGLKAVKQGHVYMLDGQPWLDYSALGHKIALDNAEQLFSK from the coding sequence ATGAAAAAAAATGGTATTAATTATTCAGGATTCAAGCGTTCATGGGTGGGCATGGTTCTTATTTTATGTATGGTGATGCTGTCCGCTTGTGGACAAGCAGCAGACAACAAAACTGCCGATACGAAAGCGGCGGACAACGGTGAGAAAACGGTCAGCGCGGATTCGCGTATTGCTTCGATGTCCATTCATTTAACGAACAACCTGCTGGCGCTGGGCATTACTCCGGCTGGTTCGGTCATTGGCGGAGATGTTAAGGACTTTTTGCCCCATGTAAAGGATCGTCTCCAAAATACCCGCAAGCTGGGCGTTGTCACAGACCCGGATATGGAAGCCGTGCTGGATCTGCAACCTGACCATATTTTTCTCGACAAAAAATATTCGGGAACCGATGTAGCCAAGTATGAAAAAATCGCGCCGACCGAGGTCTTTGATCTGGACGAGGGGACCTGGAAGGACCAACTGAAAAAAATAGCTGTTATGGTCAAGCATGAAGCACAGGCAGACGCTTTCCTGAAAGATTACGACGCCCAACAGGAACGAGTTAAAAAGCTGATCCACTCCAAAATCGGGGACGGAACGGTTATGGCTGTACGTGTGACGGCGAAGGAAGTTCGTGTTATGGGCATGAAGCGTCCGGTAGGACCACTGTTGTATCAGGACTTGGGCTTGAAGCCAGCCAAGGGTGTAGAAAAAATCAACAAGGCCTATCAGGTCGTATCCCAGGAGGTTTTGCCGGATTATGATGCCGATGCGATCTTTGTCATTATCAGTAAAGGAGCGGATGCCCAAAAGGTGTATGCACAACTGGAAGGAAACGCGGTATGGCAAGGACTCAAAGCAGTGAAGCAAGGTCATGTTTACATGCTGGACGGACAGCCTTGGCTGGACTATTCGGCGTTGGGACACAAAATCGCGCTGGATAATGCAGAGCAACTCTTTTCCAAATAA